A genomic segment from Callithrix jacchus isolate 240 chromosome 8, calJac240_pri, whole genome shotgun sequence encodes:
- the LOC100399311 gene encoding LOW QUALITY PROTEIN: olfactory receptor 4F6-like (The sequence of the model RefSeq protein was modified relative to this genomic sequence to represent the inferred CDS: inserted 3 bases in 2 codons), whose protein sequence is MDEANHXVVSEFVFLRLSDSWKIQLLLFLFSSVFYVSRPMGNLFIVLTVTSDPRLQSPMYFLLPNXSIIDLVFCSSTVPKMIYDLFRKNKTISFWGCVTQIFFIHSAGGTEIVLLIALAFDRYVAICKPLHYLTIMSPQRCILFLVISWIIGTIHSVIQLAFVVDLPFCGPNKLDSFFCNLPRFIKLACIETYTLGFMVTANSGFISLASFLILIISYIFILVTVQKKSSGGIFKALSTLSAHVIVVILFSGPLIFFYIFPFSTSHLDKFLAIFDAIITPVLNPVIYTFRNKEMKVAMRRLCSQFKYIYIINI, encoded by the exons ATGGATGAAGCCAATCA TGTGGTCTCTGAGTTTGTGTTCCTCAGACTGTCTGATTCATGGAAGATCcaactcctcctcttcctcttttcctcagtGTTCTATGTGTCAAGACCTATGGGAAACCTGTTCATTGTGCTAACCGTGACCTCTGACCCTCGTTTACAGTCCCCTATGTACTTCTTGCTGCCCA ATTCCATCATTGATTTGGTATTTTGCTCCTCCACAGTTCCCAAGATGATTTATGACCTTTTCAGGAAGAACAAAACCATCTCTTTTTGGGGCTGTGTAACTCAGATCTTCTTTATCCACTCAGCAGGGGGCACTGAGATTGTGCTGCTCATAGCCCTGGCTTTTGACCGATATGTGGCTATATGTAAGCCTCTCCACTACCTGACCATCATGAGCCCACAAAGGTGCATTTTGTTTTTAGTCATTTCCTGGATTATAGGTACTATTCACTCAGTGATTCAGTTGGCTTTTGTTGTAGACCTGCCTTTCTGTGGCCCTAATAAATTAGATAGTTTCTTTTGTAATCTTCCTCGATTTATCAAACTGGCTTGCATAGAGACCTACACATTGGGATTCATGGTTACGGCCAATAGTGGATTTATTTCTCTGGCTTCCTTTTTAATTCTCATAATCTCTTACATCTTTATTTTGGTGACTGTTCAGAAAAAATCTTCAGGTGGTATATTCAAGGCTCTCTCTACACTGTCAGCTCATGTCATTGTGGTGATTTTGTTCTCTGGGCCATtaatctttttctatatttttccattttccacaTCACATCTGGATAAATTTCTTGCCATCTTTGATGCAATTATCACTCCTGTTTTGAATCCAGTTATCTATACTTTTAGGAATAAAGAGATGAAGGTGGCAATGAGAAGACTATGCtctcaatttaaatatatttatattataaatatataa